One Mycobacterium kubicae genomic window carries:
- a CDS encoding sialate:H+ symport family MFS transporter, whose product MTTQRLTSDQRNSFVAAFLGWTMDAFDYFLVVLVYADIAKTFHHSKTEVAFVTTATLAMRPVGALLFGLWADRVGRRVPLMVDVAFYSVVGFLCAFAPNFTVLVILRLLYGIGMGGEWGLGAALAMEKVPAQRRGFFSGLLQEGYACGYLLATVASLVVMNWLNLSWRWLFGLSIVPALISLILRYRVEESEVWEAAQNRMKVTKTRIRDVLREAAIVRRFFYLVLLMTAFNWMSHGTQDVYPTFLTATADHGAGLSSATAKWIVVVYNVGAIVGGLFFGTLSQRFSRRYTVVFCALLGLPIVPLFAYSHSAAMLCLGSFLMQLCVQGAWGVIPAHLTELSPDAIRGLYPGVTYQLGNLLAAFNLPIQERLAESHGYPFALAATIVPVLLMVAFLTLIGKDATGIRFGTDETAFLPTEVR is encoded by the coding sequence GTGACAACACAGCGGTTGACCAGTGACCAACGCAACTCGTTCGTCGCGGCCTTCCTGGGCTGGACGATGGATGCCTTCGACTACTTCCTCGTGGTGTTGGTCTACGCCGACATCGCCAAGACGTTTCACCACAGCAAGACCGAGGTCGCATTCGTCACCACCGCCACCTTGGCCATGCGTCCCGTGGGTGCCTTGTTGTTCGGCCTGTGGGCCGACCGGGTGGGTAGGCGGGTGCCGCTGATGGTCGATGTGGCGTTCTACTCGGTGGTCGGTTTCCTGTGTGCATTCGCACCCAACTTCACCGTGCTGGTGATTCTGCGGCTGCTCTACGGCATCGGCATGGGTGGCGAGTGGGGTCTGGGCGCCGCACTGGCAATGGAGAAAGTTCCCGCGCAGCGGCGCGGTTTCTTCTCCGGCCTGCTGCAGGAGGGTTACGCCTGTGGTTACCTGCTGGCGACGGTGGCGTCGCTGGTGGTGATGAACTGGCTGAATCTGTCCTGGCGCTGGTTGTTCGGGCTGTCCATCGTTCCGGCCTTGATCAGCCTGATCCTGCGATACCGGGTCGAGGAATCCGAGGTGTGGGAGGCCGCGCAGAACCGGATGAAAGTCACCAAGACCAGGATCCGGGATGTGTTGCGCGAAGCCGCGATCGTGCGCCGGTTTTTCTATCTGGTGCTGCTGATGACCGCCTTCAACTGGATGAGCCACGGGACCCAGGACGTTTATCCCACCTTCTTGACCGCGACCGCCGATCACGGCGCCGGTCTATCCAGCGCCACCGCGAAGTGGATCGTGGTGGTGTACAACGTCGGTGCCATTGTGGGCGGCTTGTTCTTCGGCACGCTCTCCCAGCGGTTCAGCCGGCGCTACACCGTCGTGTTCTGTGCGTTGCTGGGTTTGCCGATCGTGCCGCTCTTTGCCTATTCACACAGCGCGGCGATGTTGTGCCTGGGCTCATTTTTGATGCAGCTGTGCGTGCAGGGTGCATGGGGCGTGATTCCCGCGCACCTGACCGAACTGTCTCCGGACGCAATCCGCGGCCTGTATCCCGGCGTCACCTACCAGCTTGGAAATCTGCTGGCAGCTTTCAACTTACCTATCCAAGAACGTCTGGCCGAATCGCACGGCTACCCGTTCGCTCTGGCGGCGACCATCGTGCCCGTTCTGTTGATGGTCGCTTTTTTGACTTTGATCGGCAAAGATGCCACCGGGATCCGCTTCGGCACCGACGAAACTGCTTTTCTGCCAACCGAAGTGAGGTGA
- a CDS encoding class I adenylate-forming enzyme family protein: MNIGTLIDAAAAGDPARTALIIDGRAIGYGELGEAVRRCAAALAANGVGVTDRVAVVDAGSVLSIATVLAAARIGAAAALMNPALTAPELRGLMANGRCGAVAVAGDAYVGRVRDAGARTVLTEADLVNTADVNVPPVADDDARTALLLFTSGTTGLPKAVDIASRQLTMRIGRMSLPFHAGTTPTIGMMCVPFFHIGGAIGLLGSLYSGNTVVVQKRFDAGEWLRLVSQHRVTGMFLVPTMLQRILDHPDFAATDLSSLAAIAYGAAAAPMALVHRAMAALPNVAFANVFGQTETLGAYTTLLPDEHRDPARAGSVGRPLPGVEVRVVDPETGIDVATGAVGELWVNTSQNAVAGWVHTGDLGRRDADGYIYPVGRMRDTINRGGEKFGPIEVEEAVGSHPAVADVAVAGIADEEMGQRVGAAVVAREPVTLEELREHCRERIAYFKLPERLALVDQIPYSATGKVSREQVAALITGVG, translated from the coding sequence ATGAACATCGGCACACTCATCGACGCGGCAGCGGCCGGCGATCCCGCCCGAACCGCGCTGATCATCGACGGCCGCGCGATCGGCTATGGCGAACTCGGCGAGGCGGTTCGCCGGTGCGCCGCGGCACTTGCGGCCAACGGTGTCGGGGTCACCGACCGCGTCGCTGTTGTGGACGCCGGCAGTGTGCTGTCCATCGCGACGGTGCTGGCTGCGGCCCGTATCGGCGCCGCTGCGGCGCTGATGAACCCGGCACTGACCGCGCCCGAATTGCGCGGACTGATGGCCAATGGCCGCTGCGGTGCGGTCGCGGTGGCCGGGGACGCATACGTCGGCCGGGTCAGGGACGCCGGCGCGCGAACCGTGTTGACCGAGGCAGATCTGGTGAACACCGCCGATGTAAACGTGCCACCGGTTGCAGACGATGACGCCCGAACGGCCTTGCTGCTGTTCACCAGCGGCACCACCGGCCTGCCGAAGGCGGTCGACATCGCCAGTCGACAGCTCACCATGCGGATCGGTCGTATGTCGTTGCCCTTCCACGCCGGGACGACACCCACCATCGGGATGATGTGCGTTCCTTTCTTCCACATCGGTGGCGCCATCGGCCTGCTCGGCAGCCTGTACTCGGGCAACACCGTGGTGGTGCAGAAACGATTTGACGCCGGAGAATGGTTGCGCCTGGTGTCGCAGCATCGAGTGACCGGCATGTTCTTGGTGCCGACGATGCTGCAACGCATCCTCGATCACCCCGACTTCGCCGCCACCGATCTATCCTCTCTGGCGGCCATTGCATACGGAGCAGCCGCCGCGCCCATGGCATTGGTACATCGCGCGATGGCTGCCCTTCCAAACGTTGCCTTCGCCAACGTCTTTGGTCAGACGGAGACCTTAGGCGCGTACACGACGCTGCTACCTGACGAACACCGTGATCCCGCCCGAGCGGGCTCCGTCGGCCGGCCGCTTCCCGGGGTGGAAGTGCGCGTGGTGGATCCGGAGACCGGCATCGACGTCGCGACCGGCGCCGTCGGCGAACTTTGGGTCAACACCAGTCAGAACGCCGTCGCCGGTTGGGTTCACACCGGTGACCTCGGCCGCCGCGATGCGGACGGCTACATCTATCCGGTCGGCCGGATGCGCGACACGATCAACCGCGGGGGAGAGAAGTTCGGACCCATCGAAGTCGAGGAAGCGGTGGGATCGCATCCCGCCGTCGCTGATGTCGCGGTCGCCGGAATCGCCGACGAGGAGATGGGCCAACGAGTGGGAGCCGCTGTGGTGGCGCGCGAACCGGTCACCCTCGAGGAATTGCGCGAGCACTGCCGCGAGCGGATCGCCTACTTCAAGCTCCCCGAACGGCTGGCGCTCGTGGACCAGATTCCCTACAGCGCAACCGGTAAGGTGAGTCGCGAACAGGTCGCCGCGTTGATCACCGGCGTGGGCTGA
- a CDS encoding SRPBCC family protein: MAVTESREVVIEATPDEIMDVLFDLEALPEWSSVHQKIEILERDDQGRPTKSRQVVKIVGVSDEQVLDYSVHDDGVSWTLVSAKQQRAQDGRYTLTPEGDATRVRFELTVDPTVPVPGFLIKRGSKGLMDTATEGLRKRVLKVKKGGG, translated from the coding sequence ATGGCTGTCACCGAGTCCCGCGAAGTCGTCATCGAAGCGACACCCGACGAGATCATGGACGTGTTGTTCGATCTGGAGGCCCTACCCGAGTGGTCCTCGGTGCATCAGAAGATCGAGATCCTCGAGCGTGACGATCAGGGCCGTCCGACGAAGTCGCGGCAGGTCGTCAAGATCGTCGGCGTCAGCGATGAGCAGGTCCTGGATTATTCCGTCCACGACGACGGAGTGAGTTGGACGCTGGTAAGCGCCAAACAGCAACGGGCGCAAGATGGTCGATACACGCTGACGCCGGAAGGCGATGCCACCCGAGTGCGTTTCGAGCTCACCGTCGACCCGACCGTGCCGGTGCCCGGATTCCTGATCAAGAGGGGATCCAAGGGTTTGATGGACACCGCCACGGAGGGCCTGCGCAAGCGGGTGCTGAAGGTGAAAAAGGGCGGCGGTTAG
- a CDS encoding competence/damage-inducible protein A, translating into MSARAGIVVTGTEVLTGRVQDANGPWIADRLLELGVELAHITICGDRPTDIEAQLRFMADQGVDLIITSGGLGPTADDMTVAVVARFCGRELVLDAEMENRIAEILRSLLARNPAFDPENFDSVRAANRKQAMIPAGAEVIDPVGTAPGVVVPGKPAVIVLPGPPRELQPMWYKAIETPTAQQAIAGRTTYRQETVRMFGLPESGLAETLRAAEATIGGFDSLEITTCLRRGEIEMVTRYEPDDAAVYAALTRLLRERHAEQVYSEDGARVDDIVARLLAGRRIATAESCTAGLLAARLTDRPGSSEYVVGGVVSYSNDAKSELLGVDPALIEAHGAVSEPVAEAMAAGAVQRFTADTAVAITGIAGPGGGTAEKPVGTVSFTVLLADGRKLTRTLRLPGNRSDIRERATTVAMHLLRRTLADPV; encoded by the coding sequence GTGAGCGCACGCGCGGGAATCGTGGTCACCGGAACCGAGGTCCTGACCGGTCGAGTTCAGGACGCGAACGGTCCTTGGATCGCTGATCGGCTTCTCGAGCTCGGCGTTGAGCTGGCTCACATCACGATCTGCGGCGACCGCCCGACCGACATCGAGGCACAGCTGCGCTTCATGGCCGACCAAGGCGTGGACTTGATCATTACCAGCGGCGGGCTGGGGCCGACGGCAGATGACATGACCGTTGCGGTGGTAGCACGCTTCTGTGGCCGCGAGTTGGTACTGGACGCCGAGATGGAGAACAGGATCGCCGAAATCCTGCGGTCGTTGCTGGCGCGCAATCCCGCCTTCGACCCCGAAAACTTCGATTCGGTGCGCGCCGCCAACCGCAAACAGGCGATGATCCCGGCCGGAGCAGAGGTGATCGACCCGGTGGGCACCGCGCCCGGGGTGGTGGTCCCCGGCAAGCCGGCGGTGATCGTGTTACCCGGACCGCCCCGTGAGCTTCAGCCGATGTGGTACAAGGCAATTGAAACCCCGACGGCACAGCAGGCCATCGCCGGCCGGACGACCTATCGCCAGGAGACCGTGCGGATGTTCGGGCTCCCCGAGTCGGGGTTGGCCGAGACATTGCGCGCTGCTGAGGCGACGATCGGCGGTTTCGACTCCCTCGAGATCACCACCTGTCTGCGCCGCGGAGAGATCGAGATGGTCACGCGATACGAGCCCGACGACGCAGCGGTCTACGCTGCGCTGACCCGGCTGCTGCGCGAGCGACATGCTGAGCAGGTTTACTCCGAAGACGGTGCGCGCGTGGACGATATAGTCGCGCGATTGCTGGCCGGCCGGCGGATCGCGACCGCCGAGTCGTGCACCGCCGGACTGCTTGCCGCGCGACTGACCGACCGCCCCGGATCATCCGAATACGTGGTCGGCGGTGTCGTTTCCTACTCCAACGACGCCAAGTCAGAACTTCTCGGTGTCGACCCGGCGCTGATCGAAGCCCACGGCGCGGTGTCGGAACCGGTGGCCGAGGCCATGGCAGCCGGCGCAGTGCAACGCTTCACCGCCGACACCGCGGTGGCGATCACCGGGATCGCTGGACCGGGCGGAGGGACAGCCGAAAAGCCAGTCGGCACAGTAAGTTTCACGGTGCTGTTGGCCGACGGCCGCAAACTAACCCGGACGCTGCGGCTACCCGGAAACCGATCCGACATCCGGGAGCGCGCCACCACCGTGGCGATGCACCTGCTGCGGCGCACACTGGCCGACCCGGTCTGA
- a CDS encoding anti-sigma factor antagonist, translated as MKTAAVGTSSVSSSRSPDAQPSDSLSGLRSVTETTGSAVVVRVGGDIDASNEAVWRRLVTRNAAVAIAPGPFVVDIRDIDFLGSCAYAVLAQESVKCGRRGVSMRLVTSQPIVARTIAACGLRRLLPMYTSVETALVPAG; from the coding sequence ATGAAGACTGCCGCGGTCGGAACATCTTCGGTTTCTTCGAGCAGGTCGCCGGATGCGCAGCCCAGCGATTCGCTCAGCGGTCTGCGGTCGGTCACCGAAACCACCGGGTCGGCGGTCGTGGTTCGGGTGGGTGGTGACATCGACGCCAGCAACGAGGCCGTTTGGCGGCGCCTGGTCACCCGCAACGCGGCCGTCGCGATCGCGCCCGGCCCGTTCGTCGTCGACATTCGCGACATCGATTTCCTGGGGTCATGTGCCTACGCCGTCTTGGCGCAGGAGTCGGTGAAGTGTGGCCGTCGCGGCGTGAGCATGCGACTGGTCACCAGTCAGCCGATTGTGGCGCGCACCATCGCCGCGTGCGGACTGCGTCGTCTGTTGCCGATGTACACGTCAGTGGAGACCGCGCTGGTCCCGGCGGGCTGA
- a CDS encoding tautomerase family protein, producing the protein MPLLYVDLIEGRKPAEVRGLLDAIHNAVVEAFGVPQRDRYQVVRTHAAHEIVALDTGLGIDRSARLVVLHVVSRRRPKELKERFYKLVAGNLAERCGIDPADLIISVTENDDDDWSFGHGRAQFLTGELK; encoded by the coding sequence ATGCCGCTGCTGTATGTGGACTTGATCGAGGGCCGGAAGCCGGCTGAGGTGCGTGGGTTGTTGGACGCGATTCACAATGCCGTCGTCGAAGCATTCGGAGTGCCGCAGCGCGACCGCTATCAGGTGGTGCGCACCCATGCGGCTCACGAAATCGTTGCGCTGGACACCGGGCTGGGTATAGACCGCTCTGCTCGGCTAGTCGTTTTGCACGTGGTGAGCAGGCGCCGGCCCAAAGAGCTCAAAGAGCGGTTCTACAAACTCGTTGCAGGCAATCTCGCCGAGCGATGCGGCATCGACCCGGCCGATCTCATCATCTCGGTCACCGAAAACGACGACGATGATTGGTCGTTCGGACATGGCCGGGCGCAATTTCTCACCGGAGAGCTCAAGTGA
- a CDS encoding enoyl-CoA hydratase/isomerase family protein, whose protein sequence is MSIDYTMRAHIVTITINRPSARNSLDMEHFRDLAHAWAAFRDDADAWVAVVTGVGQDFCTGADLKKFIPELTGDLPQPDGWNKEDAIHAVLHRFPVYKPIVAAVNGVCVAGGFEMLGCTDIRVAVPEARFAVMEPKRGLFAGGGSTVRLPRQLPYALAMELLLTADLVDAQRALAMGLINQVVPAEQLMDTAYDYAERIAANAPLAVFATKQSAVEGLALDLEAAYVNETRHSDRVFATEDAKEGPRAFAEKRPPRWQGR, encoded by the coding sequence GTGAGCATCGATTACACAATGCGTGCCCACATAGTCACGATCACCATCAATCGGCCCTCGGCGCGCAACTCGCTCGATATGGAGCATTTTCGAGATTTGGCGCACGCGTGGGCCGCGTTTCGCGACGACGCCGACGCGTGGGTCGCGGTTGTCACCGGTGTCGGACAGGACTTTTGCACCGGTGCGGACCTCAAGAAATTCATCCCCGAGTTGACGGGCGATCTGCCCCAGCCCGACGGGTGGAACAAAGAGGACGCCATCCATGCCGTGCTGCACCGGTTTCCCGTGTACAAGCCGATTGTCGCGGCGGTGAACGGCGTATGCGTCGCAGGTGGCTTCGAAATGCTGGGTTGCACCGATATCCGAGTGGCGGTGCCAGAAGCGCGCTTCGCGGTAATGGAACCGAAGCGGGGTTTGTTCGCCGGTGGTGGCAGCACGGTGCGCCTGCCGCGGCAGCTGCCCTACGCCCTGGCGATGGAGTTGTTGTTGACCGCTGACCTGGTCGACGCGCAGCGGGCGCTCGCGATGGGACTGATCAATCAGGTGGTTCCCGCTGAGCAGTTGATGGACACCGCCTATGACTACGCCGAGCGCATTGCAGCCAACGCGCCGCTCGCGGTCTTCGCGACCAAGCAATCAGCAGTCGAAGGCCTCGCGCTCGACCTGGAGGCTGCATACGTCAACGAAACCCGCCACAGTGACCGGGTTTTCGCCACCGAGGATGCCAAAGAGGGCCCGCGCGCGTTCGCCGAGAAGCGGCCGCCCCGCTGGCAAGGTCGCTGA
- a CDS encoding amidohydrolase family protein — protein MRIIDADGHVAENPTLAIEALKRWPEHVKPSPDRRLRLMIEGRNYPEDRGPGAGCPPEHGITKAPDIHCSSPEGVLGDADRDHIDTMVLYPSLGLCVPTLEDPAFAAGFARLYNQWIADYCASTNGRLRGVGVTPIEHGQLAIDIMGEAKELGLVATLVPPALKTRNLDHPDLDPFYAAAVELDMPLGIHGAPGIHLPKIGVDRFTNYIQVHCISFPFDQMTAMTALVSGGVFERHPQLRVAFLEAGAGWVPFFIDRLHEHFEKRGDWIDRGWRRDPHDYLHAGNIWVTCEPEEPILPGVIDVLGDDFIMFASDYPHWDGEWPESTKHLRNRSDISEAAREKIGGLNAQRFYGLN, from the coding sequence ATGCGGATCATCGATGCCGACGGGCACGTCGCGGAAAACCCGACCCTGGCGATCGAAGCACTCAAGCGCTGGCCCGAGCATGTCAAGCCCAGTCCGGATCGGCGGCTAAGGCTGATGATCGAGGGCCGCAACTATCCCGAAGACCGCGGCCCCGGCGCCGGCTGTCCGCCCGAACACGGCATCACCAAGGCCCCGGACATTCACTGCTCGAGTCCTGAAGGGGTGTTGGGCGACGCCGACCGCGACCACATCGACACGATGGTGCTCTATCCCAGCCTGGGATTGTGTGTCCCGACTCTGGAGGATCCAGCGTTCGCTGCCGGGTTCGCGCGCCTGTACAACCAGTGGATCGCTGATTACTGCGCATCGACTAATGGCAGGTTGCGTGGCGTCGGCGTGACGCCGATCGAACACGGCCAACTGGCCATCGACATCATGGGTGAAGCCAAAGAACTCGGGCTGGTCGCCACGCTGGTGCCGCCGGCGCTCAAGACCCGCAACCTTGATCACCCCGACCTCGATCCGTTCTACGCCGCAGCCGTCGAACTGGACATGCCGCTGGGCATCCACGGCGCGCCGGGCATTCACCTGCCCAAGATCGGGGTCGACCGCTTCACCAACTACATCCAGGTGCACTGCATCAGCTTCCCGTTCGATCAAATGACGGCCATGACGGCGTTGGTGTCCGGTGGCGTGTTCGAGCGCCATCCGCAATTGCGCGTCGCCTTCCTGGAAGCCGGCGCGGGCTGGGTTCCCTTCTTCATCGATCGCCTGCACGAGCATTTCGAGAAGCGCGGCGATTGGATCGATCGAGGCTGGCGGCGCGATCCGCACGACTACCTACACGCCGGCAACATCTGGGTCACTTGTGAACCGGAGGAGCCGATTTTGCCGGGAGTCATCGACGTGCTGGGCGACGACTTCATCATGTTCGCCAGTGACTACCCGCACTGGGACGGCGAGTGGCCGGAAAGCACCAAGCATCTGCGCAACCGTTCCGATATCAGCGAGGCCGCGCGGGAGAAGATCGGCGGATTGAATGCGCAACGCTTCTATGGATTGAACTGA
- a CDS encoding nitroreductase family protein yields MDIASVDELLTTTRSVRKRLDLSRPVGREVILECIRLAMQAPTASNAQDWRWLVITDPDKRAAIGEIYRSIGAQYLASAADTAADPQTRRVYRSALELSDKLAQVPVHVIPCLNRRIDDGNLVVSASAWASIIPAGWSFLLALRSRGLGSVWTTMHLAKEREVSEILGIPPTVTQAALFPVAYTLGTQFRPATRPPVESVTYWDSWGEG; encoded by the coding sequence GTGGACATCGCTTCGGTCGACGAGCTTCTCACCACCACGCGGTCGGTACGCAAACGGCTCGACCTTTCCCGGCCGGTCGGTCGCGAGGTCATTCTCGAGTGCATCCGACTGGCAATGCAGGCGCCCACGGCGTCCAATGCACAGGACTGGCGATGGCTGGTCATCACCGATCCGGACAAACGCGCCGCCATCGGCGAGATCTACCGCAGCATCGGCGCCCAATATCTCGCCTCTGCTGCCGACACCGCTGCCGACCCGCAGACCAGGCGCGTATATCGCAGCGCGCTGGAGTTAAGCGACAAACTGGCCCAGGTTCCCGTGCACGTCATCCCGTGCCTAAATCGCCGCATCGACGACGGCAACCTGGTCGTGTCCGCCTCGGCGTGGGCGTCGATCATTCCGGCCGGGTGGAGCTTCCTGCTGGCGCTGCGGTCCCGCGGATTGGGGTCGGTGTGGACGACGATGCATCTGGCCAAGGAGCGCGAGGTTAGCGAGATACTCGGAATTCCTCCCACGGTCACCCAGGCCGCGCTCTTCCCGGTGGCGTACACACTCGGTACGCAGTTTCGGCCGGCCACGCGTCCACCGGTAGAGAGCGTCACCTACTGGGATAGCTGGGGAGAAGGCTGA
- a CDS encoding SRPBCC family protein codes for MQSYTVRFHIDAPPEKVWQVLHPPVPPNSPRPRVLKWPTGSMEILNEGNDAGEGLVRTCVFPVPRYLLSGGIGRSWETVTEARINQLSRYVAIGKPLWSRAEGYHELAEQPDGTTVLTFHETYHAYNPVLRILLERPVHAKISRDNLDTYEHALRYAGQVRRLT; via the coding sequence ATGCAGTCCTACACCGTGCGTTTCCACATCGACGCGCCGCCCGAGAAGGTCTGGCAAGTCCTGCATCCGCCGGTGCCGCCGAATTCACCGCGCCCGCGCGTCCTCAAGTGGCCCACGGGCAGCATGGAGATCCTCAATGAGGGCAACGACGCCGGCGAAGGGTTGGTCCGCACGTGCGTGTTTCCCGTGCCCAGATACCTGCTTTCCGGTGGCATCGGGCGTTCCTGGGAAACCGTCACCGAAGCTCGGATCAACCAGTTGTCGCGATATGTGGCGATCGGCAAGCCGTTATGGTCGCGCGCCGAGGGCTATCACGAGCTTGCCGAGCAGCCTGACGGCACCACCGTTTTGACGTTTCATGAGACCTACCATGCCTACAACCCGGTGCTGCGAATCTTGCTGGAGCGTCCGGTACACGCCAAGATCTCTCGGGACAATCTCGATACGTACGAACATGCCCTTCGTTACGCCGGCCAAGTTCGTCGCCTGACGTAG
- a CDS encoding LysR family transcriptional regulator — MNAGETGRIELRHLRAFEAVARLGSFTHAAAELNITQPALTRTIQQLEDALSVTLLDRSSRHVETTPTGRTFVDYVERVLAELQRGFDAVRRQASIRLGFSWLLPDPWAQHTVARFEQATGTRVTLVRTDDALSDVQQGKVDAAVVRGHITSATVRAVHLFDESRVAVCSVHSPLADEAELQWSEIPHWPLVVNVTSGTTGPWSWPAGAGPQTVVETTNFDEWIESVAAGRGLGVIPDVAVRRNIHPGVRFIPLRGAPKSPVVLAFMPRTRNAVLRRFVEAAVTSAQDSADG; from the coding sequence ATGAATGCCGGAGAAACCGGCCGAATCGAGTTGCGGCACCTTCGCGCGTTCGAGGCCGTAGCCCGCCTCGGGTCGTTCACGCACGCGGCCGCCGAGCTCAACATCACCCAACCCGCGCTGACTCGTACCATCCAGCAACTCGAAGACGCGCTGTCCGTCACGCTGCTGGACCGCAGTTCGCGTCATGTAGAGACGACACCTACTGGGCGCACGTTCGTCGATTATGTCGAACGCGTCCTCGCCGAACTACAACGTGGTTTCGACGCCGTGCGCCGCCAAGCCAGCATTCGCCTCGGATTCAGCTGGTTGTTGCCCGACCCGTGGGCGCAGCACACCGTCGCGCGATTCGAGCAAGCCACCGGCACTCGGGTCACCCTGGTACGCACCGACGATGCGTTGAGTGACGTGCAGCAGGGCAAGGTCGATGCTGCCGTGGTACGCGGACACATCACCTCAGCGACGGTGCGTGCCGTGCATCTTTTCGACGAGTCGCGCGTAGCGGTGTGTTCGGTGCACTCACCGCTGGCAGACGAGGCTGAACTGCAATGGTCAGAGATTCCACACTGGCCACTGGTGGTCAATGTCACCAGTGGCACCACCGGACCGTGGTCCTGGCCTGCCGGCGCCGGACCTCAAACAGTCGTGGAGACAACCAATTTCGACGAGTGGATCGAGTCGGTCGCGGCCGGGCGAGGGTTAGGCGTGATTCCCGACGTCGCGGTCCGGCGCAACATCCATCCAGGGGTTCGGTTCATTCCACTGCGCGGAGCACCGAAAAGCCCGGTGGTGCTCGCCTTCATGCCGCGCACCCGCAACGCGGTATTGCGCCGCTTCGTCGAGGCGGCGGTGACCAGCGCCCAAGACTCTGCCGACGGCTAA
- a CDS encoding MTH1187 family thiamine-binding protein — MSVLVAFSVTPLGVGEGVGEIVADAVRVVRESGLPNKTDSMFTVIEGDSWAEVMGVVQRAVEAVAARAPRVSTVIKADWRPSVTDAMTQKVDSVERHLATPPHP; from the coding sequence GTGTCCGTGCTCGTAGCGTTCTCCGTCACGCCGCTAGGCGTGGGGGAGGGCGTGGGCGAAATAGTCGCCGACGCCGTGCGGGTAGTCCGCGAGTCCGGCCTGCCCAACAAGACGGATTCGATGTTCACCGTCATCGAAGGCGACAGTTGGGCAGAAGTCATGGGCGTGGTGCAGCGCGCCGTGGAAGCCGTGGCCGCTCGCGCGCCACGGGTGAGCACGGTCATCAAAGCGGATTGGCGCCCTTCAGTCACCGACGCCATGACCCAGAAGGTCGACTCGGTCGAACGGCATCTAGCCACGCCGCCGCACCCTTAA
- a CDS encoding NAD(P)H-dependent flavin oxidoreductase, with protein MPLSTRLTDYLGIEHPILLAPMAEVSGGRLAAAVTGAGGLGLIGGGYGNREWLTAQIAEAGHARVGYGFITWSLAHDPDLLELALQQQPATVMLSFGELRPFADRIHDAGVALTAQVQTLDQARQALDAGANIVVAQGTEAGGHGMSARSTFTLVPDVVDLVAERSAETLVVAAGGVADGRGLAAALALGADGVLVGTRLWASAEALVSPRAQQRAIPASGDDTIRTTVYDVVRQRQWSSPYNARLVRNALIDAWHGNESQLLDQLPQTLTAYEKAVAGEDFDVVTMLVGEAIGRIHDVRPAADLVSEMVRDAARILNR; from the coding sequence TTGCCCTTGTCCACTCGTCTCACCGACTATCTGGGCATTGAACACCCGATACTGCTGGCGCCCATGGCCGAAGTCTCCGGCGGTCGGCTGGCAGCGGCAGTGACTGGAGCGGGCGGGCTGGGTCTCATCGGCGGGGGCTACGGCAACCGCGAGTGGTTAACTGCGCAAATCGCCGAAGCTGGGCATGCCCGAGTCGGATACGGCTTCATCACCTGGAGCTTGGCTCATGATCCCGACTTGCTCGAGCTAGCCCTGCAGCAGCAACCGGCGACCGTCATGCTGTCATTCGGTGAGCTGCGGCCGTTCGCCGACCGGATCCATGACGCCGGCGTTGCGCTCACCGCGCAGGTACAAACGCTCGACCAAGCCCGGCAGGCGCTTGACGCCGGCGCGAACATCGTTGTCGCCCAAGGCACTGAGGCCGGCGGGCACGGTATGAGCGCGCGGTCCACCTTCACCCTGGTGCCCGATGTCGTCGACCTCGTCGCCGAGCGCTCCGCAGAGACACTGGTGGTCGCCGCCGGGGGCGTCGCCGACGGCCGTGGCTTGGCGGCGGCGTTGGCCTTGGGAGCCGACGGTGTTCTGGTCGGCACCCGACTCTGGGCTAGCGCTGAGGCGCTGGTATCACCGCGTGCCCAGCAGCGGGCGATCCCGGCCAGCGGCGATGACACCATCCGTACGACGGTGTATGACGTTGTCCGGCAACGCCAGTGGTCGAGTCCCTACAACGCGCGGCTGGTGCGCAATGCGCTGATCGACGCCTGGCACGGCAACGAATCGCAACTGTTGGACCAGCTGCCGCAGACTCTGACCGCCTATGAAAAGGCCGTCGCCGGTGAGGATTTCGATGTCGTGACGATGCTGGTCGGCGAGGCGATAGGTCGTATTCACGACGTTCGTCCCGCCGCCGACCTGGTAAGTGAGATGGTGCGAGACGCCGCCCGGATACTGAACCGGTGA